Proteins encoded within one genomic window of Pristiophorus japonicus isolate sPriJap1 chromosome 11, sPriJap1.hap1, whole genome shotgun sequence:
- the LOC139275528 gene encoding gastrula zinc finger protein XlCGF7.1-like: MSLFQRRELVNGPFKSAVWCLFQRRVLMSALRGAPRLANAGRSCSVYGRGFSRSSGLAKHKRSHTEEKPWKCRNCEKGFNYPSELETHRQSHTGERPFSCSVCAKGFTRSCDLLTHQRAHTGESPFTCSVCGSSTHRLRQQLVHTNVRPFKCSDCEKSFKNKKDLLKHQHVHTGEWPFTCSVY, translated from the exons atGTCTCTCTTCCAGCGGCGGGAGCTGGTGAATGGTCCTTTTAAATCTGCTGtatggtgtctcttccagcggcggGTGCTGATGAGCGCCCTGCGCGGGGCCCCGCGATTG GCCAATGCTGGACGGTCGTGTTCTGTGTATGGACGAGGATTCAGCCGGTCCTCTGGGCTGGCGAAACACAAACGCAGTCACACtgaggagaaaccgtggaaatgtaggAACTGTGAaaaaggattcaattacccgtctgagctggaaactcatcgacaaagtcacaccggggagaggccgttcagctgctccgtgtgtgcgaagggattcactcggtcatgtgacctgctgacacaccagcgagctcacactggggaaaGTCCCTTCActtgctctgtgtgtgggtcttcaaCCCATCGACTGAGACagcaacttgttcacaccaatgtgagaccttttaaatgttctgactgtgagaagagctttaaaaataaaaaggatctgctgaaacaccagcatgttcacactggggagtggccattTACCTGCTCCGTGTATTAG